Within Styela clava chromosome 8, kaStyClav1.hap1.2, whole genome shotgun sequence, the genomic segment TAATTGAGGGTACGTAAGGTGTATCACCCAATTTTAGGGGGGAAAATTGCCCGTCCTCGTCTCCTTCATCTCCGCTTAAATATCCATCTTCAGGCTGCCTCTTAGACTCATTGCTTTTCTTATCAGTATTCATTCGCGCGCCTTGTGTACTTCCGATTTCCCCTCGAGAACATGTCGTTCCAACGTTTTCCTCACTCAAAGTTTTGACCTCATTCTCCAGAAGTTTTAGTTCAAACTGTTTTACAACGGAAGGTTTGTTTGGGTTACCCTGTGATGCTTTGAATTTTGCTAAAAAGTTTCTCATTTCTTTTGGCGAACCTTCCGTTTTACTTCTAGTATACTTTTTAGGCCTCGATTTTGCAGGTGATCCGGTTTTGACACTCTCATTTGTGGTTTTACCTTTTCTTTTTGATCTTCTTAAAAATGATTCTCTTCGCCTACTCTCTCGCTCACTTTCACTACTATCTTCAGTTGTCGACAAGCTCCTGCCAAAACCAACTCTGTTTCTCAATAAAGAAGATGATCGCTGACGAGCTTTGTTCTTTCCTCGTTTCTTTAGTTGCTCCACAGATGGTGGAGTGTCCAGTGTGCGTTCTGTGCTAATATCTTCGTCCGGTCTTCGTTCTTTGAAActtaatttcttttttatccAATCTCTTCCTGCTCTACCCATACGACCGGCAATCGAATATTGTTTTTCTGATCCCGGTGTACTGTCCGGTGATATTGACTTCCGAGCAAGATCTTGAGCAGCAGTAGTAGGCGAAACTCGTACAATATTTCCTTCCTGATCTTTATGTATTGATACTCTGGGCTTAGGATGAACAACAGGTGGTACGACATCTCCCGCGAAAATATCTTTCTTAATATTTTCCGAATAAGTATTAGTTGGAAACGTGGATGAAGATTCCTTTTCTTTTGAAACGATTGAAGTATCTGGAATTATATTCGTGCTAAACTTTTCAGTTTTCACGTTTCCGAGAGTTCTTCCTGTATACCCAACATTAGAATTAGTAACAGCTGCGTTGTTTTTATTAGTGTCATTTTCTTTAGTCTTCGCTAAAGAAACTGTTTCTTTATGTGCCATCAACATTTTAGGTTCATCATCACTTGTTTTGCCTTTATCTGTAGAAGTAAAAGATTCAGATTCGATCGATTTCCTTAATGCAGCAGGTTTATCATCTTTCTTAAAAAGAAGTTGTTGATGAAGTTTTGGTAAACGGGGCGAAGCACTTCGGCCTCTTGTCAATTCGTGGTCTTGAACTGAAAGTGTTTTCTCAGTCGATGCCACACGGCTTCTTGTTGAAGTTGTTTTAGGGAGTTCAGATAATTTCTTTTCCTCAACAGTGATGGTTTTCGATCGAGGTAAATTGTTCATGTATGATACTCTGGCATCAGGAATATCGGATTCTTTCTGCTGCCTAGTACCTCCGGGTTTGGGGTGTGAGAAATCTTTTGGTGTTTCGACAAAGTCTTGAGGCCCGATAGATTCTGGTATAGTATTATCGGGCATAGTCAAATTGCCTAGTCGTTCGTTTGATTTGGGTGAAGGTGCATCTGGGCTACTGACTGTTATATCTACCTGACTGCCTTGCCgacttattttttttacttttcgtTCTGGATTCGGTGATCTTTTCATCTTCAACTGTGCGGTATTAATCAGGGGTAGTGATAAAGCAATATCACTAGGTGAATCACTCTTTGCGCTTGCACTTGAAAGTCGTGCTTTGTCCTCAAAAAGCAATGTATTGTCGACAAAATTTTGTCGCTGAAAACTAGTTTTTCGTTTTGTTCTCCAAGGAGCGTTGGGAGAAGGACCATCTTCAGATGTGCCTCTAGTATAAGATGAATTAATGGATGGTGGTCGGGGGCTGGGTGTTGAGTACTCTCTGCTCATTTTTCCTGCTTGTAGGTCTGATTTGTCGACCGGATGATCAATATCTTTTAGATCTTTACTGATTTTTTCTATTTGCTTCAATGCCTGAATAAAAAGTGTCAAAACGATATTCAATAATGTGTAAGTTAACATtgaacaataaaacaaattgtaAATTTATTCACTCATGTATCTTAACCTGAGCGTACTTCTATTGAACGTACAGGTTTGTTTGTACAGTTTTTGCATATTTCTTTGCAGTTAGCGATTCATGAAGATCGCAACTAAGTTAACTGCTTATTCCAATTCAGTTCACCTAATGTACCGAGCCGCAGGTCTGCTATTTTATTATTAAGAACGCGCTATATACTTCTAGGCAAACTTACATCATCAACTGTCTTCTGAAAGTTGTTATATCGTGAAGACTCATTTGTTGAAGATGTTGATAAATTTCTTTTATCTGGCGGCCTGTGTTCATCCAGTGtctatataaaatgaaaataattttacagtTCAGTTATTTATTGACGACACCATCATGTGATGCGGATTGgaatgaagtaaaaattaaattgaaaatgacgTAAAATTCGTATCCGAGGAGATTCTTCGACAAAGTTGATTGTGTGAATACAAAAGTGCAAAGAGCAAAAAGATACGTGATATGTGGAAATTAATGTGGGTGTTTTGAAACCAACTAAATCATTTTTAGTAACAACTGTTATTGTAATAGTTTTTCTACCTATGTTGTTCATGTAATTACCAAGAGTCACAGAGGTGTGAATCAAATAGGGTCAAGTTTGGGTACGGTTCCTTTTAAGTTTGAAAAACTGAGATTGCGCCCAAAATTTGGGTCCACTTACAAAATGCAAACTGTTCTTTGTTGCAAAATAATAATCTTAACGGTTGCAATTGGCAATAGCCTTCTAAACGCATTGGGATACTTCCAAAAAGAATTCTCCCTCCGAGGATGTGAGGGATCGCCAGAACGACGAGAAAAGACGTAATGTTAAAAAACGCATGTTTTATTAACTAGAAACCACTTACCGATCTAGATTTGTTTTCATCATCGAGACCAGAATATGATGTTGTGATTGGAGATGTGCTTGAAGCACTTGATTGTGCAGATTTGTTGTCCaactgaaaattgaaatacacCATTATACCTTGCATGTAGAAATCCAATGATTCAACACTGTGGTGCTGAGAACTGTTTTCAATTTTCGTCAAAGACACttgttataataataatttagtaATACGAATAATAACCTGTCGTATCTTTTCATTTAATGCATTTTCCTTCCTTTTCCATGATATTCGTACGTTTTCCAATTCTAATTGAAGTTCTCGTTTTTCTCGAAGTAATCTATTCTCTTTTTCAAGAAGTTGCTTTTTCAGTTCAAGGACATTATTTTGCCATTCGGTCAGTTGCCTTGATTGTTcggttattttatttgttaagtTTTTCATGTCTGAaccatttgttattttttcgcTTGTGCTCTgttaaaaattaacaattttcaGAAACTAATGAATTggtttatcacaaaaaaattcGTTCGCAAATGATACCATCGATAAATTTTGGccattttctgtaaaaaaattagaataCGACATGATTGGTTATCCTATTATTCTGCTTCTAATTTCAACAATTCTGCACATGTTTTACCTGAAGACTTTGCAACAAATTGTCTCTTTCTGCTTCCCATTGACGCTTTTCGGCAAAATGAGCAGCTTCCATTTCAATTCTCTTTTGTTCCTCTAACCTTAATTCTTCtcttaaattttccaaaatacaTTTGAGTTCAGTCAGAACTCTTTTACTTTCGTCAGCCTAAGAATGAATTTTTAAGGTCAGTTCTGTTTCTAAGTGAATTGTAATGAACCCGATCCGAGAGTGAAGTGGTTCTGATTTTTTATACGGCAACCAAAGTAAAACCTGTTCTTATAAATTAACTTTATCGTCGTTTATTTGGTAAGAATAACTAAATGAAGTATTTCTCAAaccatatgtatatatatgtcagAGTAAAGCCGTACCAGTATTGTGTCAAATTAGTAATAGGATATTAAAAATGATATAACCAACTATCATTTTAAAGATAATTGAtaacaagagagatatgctcaaatatatggacacgtagagtcacataattttgatgacgtcaaagcgaaaaaaaaatgatagccttctggagaaaatttttatctttaaccactgaaaatttcaaagcaattggtcaagtaTTCGAAGacaaaagcgatttcttcaaaatgtGTTGACGgcgacaaataataacaataataacaacattttgaaacgatcgttatgtccactacgtgtccaaaaacaaggGTGTTTAAAAGATAGTTAGTGAAGGATATATGTTGAGTATCTGCACTTGAACTAATACTATCGGAAGAAAGGCGCACTATATTAGGCCAGGTGTTTTGAAAGATTCGACGACTTACCatctcaacctttttcatcAGATCCTCTTTTTCCTGTTGCCATTCTTTCTTTCTGGAAATATGTCTTTGTTTCAGTTGTTCGAACATGTTTGCTATTTCTCGAGCTGTCCTTCGTTTACCACGTGACcttgaaatgttttattgaaacttgaatttttgaaatttacacACTTGTGTGttcattttattaatatataattgtCAGAATTAAATGTATATTAAGTTGTCACAGCTCGTATACCACATATAAACGCTATGATCAAGATGGCAAGGATTTTCCAAATAGATCGCAGCCTTGGTTAATACAATCTATCGCGCATCGCCCGAACTAATGGCAAtgatatttcaatataattCTCGTTGAATTGTGAATGATATGCACACTGCAAGCAAAATTTCCGAGGCGTTTGTTAATCACAGTTATCGACGCAAAATGTAGACGCAATATTCGATAGTTTACAGAAATGCATTTATTTCTAAGGCATCGTTACAGGCCCCTGATATTCACAAAATTTCAGCACTATTGCAAAGCGATTCGTAGGCTTACTTTCATGTGATTTATATCAATTCGATTTTCGCGCATCTGCGAGCATTGCGGAAGTTCATTACCCTTATggtcattagatatcagtgatGATATTCATTAGAACATTCTTTCTACAATTAATTTCATGTAAAGTTTTACGGCACATAATTTCAGTTCTATAACTAATTCGAGTTAAACTATATAAATATCGTCCTGAGGTTAAAATGTTTTTCACGTTTGAGAAACGACATCAAATATTACCTTCGTGAACGTGGTTCATATTGAGCTTGAACCGTGTGATTGAAGCATTTTTAAAGTGTGATGGGAAGTATATGGAACGAATATATTTTTACACCTTCGGACTCCAGTTCAATATTGCAATAGCGACTTGATAGATACGTATGCTTATATAGAATAGAAAATCGTTGTGATctaataatgttttttaatataaaagaaTCGTGGAAAATCTAGTCTCAATATATTAGCAGTGCAGGTTTGTGGGTTAGGCTTCGGCATATTTCTTTATCCATAATGCAAAAAAAACGACAGGAAAATCTGGAACGGACATAATTAGGTCCTTATGATTATGGCAACgataaatgtataaattattaCTTGATGTGAAATGCCAATaacaaagaaaattgaagaataaCTTTATCATAAAATACATCcaatgcaatcaaataatcaagTAAAAACAACCATGTATTTTTATGAGAAATGAAAGCAGGAACAGATATTGTTTTGAATTGCACAGTTTGACCATGAAATCACGACATTggtagaatatatatattgggaTATTGATATTCCCCCGGCGGAGATATAGGCGTCAATTACGCAAATTGCCGAATGACGcaaagttttatttatgtcGATGGCAATATGACAGTATATGCTGAGGACATAACAAAACAGAAATCGGTACGAACAAAAAACTCGATGATGTCTGATCTTAGACAGTAAAAGTTCTTGTTTGGCCATAGCAGCAAGTGAAGAAAATGTTTAAGGCTTAACACCAATTGAACAATTTGACTACGAATGTTCTGTCCTAAAGCACTTTTTGGTTCCTCGAGTATTTAAGCGATATACAATACTTACAAGTACTAAGAGCAATTTTAACTTTATCTTTAGCAAGATAACGTCAATCTACTCCTTGTGTAACTTACCTCTCCCTGCTTTCAGCTCTTTCGTCATCATCGTCGTTGGTTTGCATGTCTGAGATATTGGCAGAATCTGGAGTAAGCGCTGACTCttctttgtttttcatttttatcaatgtgaattcttaTTTTATTACGATCCAAGTTCTGTTTAAAATTGGGCGACAGTTTTATTTCCTGGATGGTTTTATCTAAAGCTCTTTAAAAAGTCGAAACTATACTAAAAATACTGTCAAATACTGTGGTGAAAAATGAAAAGTAGTAGTAAAATTGAACAACTCGATTGGGATGGTAGGCAAATAACGTCATTGTATAGAAATAATGGCAACCGACTAGTTTAATCAGAAGCAAGACGTAAGGTACCTGAATTTTCTAAACGCGAAATGGAATGTTGTTTCATGATAATACAATTaaaagaataataatatattgttattgttaataCATATAAACTTCCACCTTCCACTTACTCCTTTGATGTATCTGAATAAGTTACAGTTTGTTCCCAAATtggcaaaaattaaaaatatattccatctaTTGCATTCCTTCTTTATCTGCCAATATATAAAGAGCACTCAAAGCGACCAGAAGTGTTTTTGTCGAAACACCCCGTTGTATTAAAGTTTGACTTGATATCGTTTAGCTTCACAGAGTCTCACctttttttcagaaaaacatCCAGTTCATCATAACATAATCAATTAAGAGTTGAGTAAAATCCGTAAATCAGTGGAAATTTTAGGGGATATTAGCAACTACCCAAATTGCAACAGCAAGCCAAGTTACACAAAACAATATACCTTCAAACAATGCCTACCATAACATAAGAGTTTAAATTCTTTATACTGATAAGCTATGATCAACTTCATTCCTTAGGTTATActattattgttgtttatctTAACTGAAATATTATACTGTACACTTAATTTGGCTTCGTTTGATCACTACAAGCAACAAAGATAAAGTCGAAGTGACTTCAATTAAAGTCAAAAGAAACAAAGCAGCATGGAAATGCTGGATTACGTCAAGATATCTACTCAAATGTTGTTATCTTTCCTAGCTCTTGTATATCACGCTATCACCGATGACATGTGACGCAGTGTACCCCAGGGATTGAATATTCAACGTCTGCAGCTGTGTTTAGAAATAGGAAGATCGCACCCTCGTTTGAATATCGACGATCGACGCGAAAGACAAATGTGTGTCTGGAAACTGCCATTCGGCTACTTAGCACTTCAAATTTACTATCATGAACCGGTTTTAGAAATGAATTCTGCATTAACTTACCAtcgaaaactgaaaaagtcccACTCCTCATTAATTCtatgaaaatttacattcaaaaACCTTAGTATTATACCAGCAAAGAGATGTATCATACGAAGATACTATGACGAGTTCGTGCAgtcaaacacacaaaaaatgaaatattaatggtCCCCCGTATTTTCTCTACTACAGACGATGCTTTGCCCATCCGTGGAATATCAAATATGTCTCCTTCAATGCTTTCATCCATATAAGGTTCACACAGGTTTAACATTtgaattcatattatatataaccCGTACTAAAACTTAGTATCTCCTACTTCTATGATTTTCTTCAACGTGTAACATCTCTGATTTACTCGTTTGGAAGCACATAAATAAATGATGCAGTTCAAAATTTGTTTCTTTCAAGCTCGTTTCATGAACGAGAATATTTG encodes:
- the LOC120346367 gene encoding uncharacterized protein LOC120346367, producing the protein MKNKEESALTPDSANISDMQTNDDDDERAESRERSRGKRRTAREIANMFEQLKQRHISRKKEWQQEKEDLMKKVEMADESKRVLTELKCILENLREELRLEEQKRIEMEAAHFAEKRQWEAERDNLLQSLQSTSEKITNGSDMKNLTNKITEQSRQLTEWQNNVLELKKQLLEKENRLLREKRELQLELENVRISWKRKENALNEKIRQLDNKSAQSSASSTSPITTSYSGLDDENKSRSTLDEHRPPDKRNLSTSSTNESSRYNNFQKTVDDALKQIEKISKDLKDIDHPVDKSDLQAGKMSREYSTPSPRPPSINSSYTRGTSEDGPSPNAPWRTKRKTSFQRQNFVDNTLLFEDKARLSSASAKSDSPSDIALSLPLINTAQLKMKRSPNPERKVKKISRQGSQVDITVSSPDAPSPKSNERLGNLTMPDNTIPESIGPQDFVETPKDFSHPKPGGTRQQKESDIPDARVSYMNNLPRSKTITVEEKKLSELPKTTSTRSRVASTEKTLSVQDHELTRGRSASPRLPKLHQQLLFKKDDKPAALRKSIESESFTSTDKGKTSDDEPKMLMAHKETVSLAKTKENDTNKNNAAVTNSNVGYTGRTLGNVKTEKFSTNIIPDTSIVSKEKESSSTFPTNTYSENIKKDIFAGDVVPPVVHPKPRVSIHKDQEGNIVRVSPTTAAQDLARKSISPDSTPGSEKQYSIAGRMGRAGRDWIKKKLSFKERRPDEDISTERTLDTPPSVEQLKKRGKNKARQRSSSLLRNRVGFGRSLSTTEDSSESERESRRRESFLRRSKRKGKTTNESVKTGSPAKSRPKKYTRSKTEGSPKEMRNFLAKFKASQGNPNKPSVVKQFELKLLENEVKTLSEENVGTTCSRGEIGSTQGARMNTDKKSNESKRQPEDGYLSGDEGDEDGQFSPLKLGDTPYVPSIIQKRDNSFSPSRVAWRSKAKLGPPVKPKTYYRQSMPDFSSNRHVHFKSPDMDDETNKSQALNSQSGTNVSIGHKKVKGRERKGVLSLVDKFSAKPEDGAGFHGAGKSLQHRPIRRSSTVKPPDATKKSSDENIIPRSHSMSSHDTSYRSKMPLTSSKIEDELIKSTPDNKSWRDRVMFTPDTGEPEPSVKLPTSERVPSRPQRVSAPPGQYDSMVGFWNQPNAAANTSAKPGRMKMMSEEMKRKTDMLEKALSKGPRKPRRYRRADTQPVYSNLSSSDMSDTDDVLNVAFRPFISESRRSDREADRTTGIENYEISEKMHDIIPPVTGKFSKPTRPGRLPSRWAR